One Cucumis sativus cultivar 9930 chromosome 1, Cucumber_9930_V3, whole genome shotgun sequence DNA segment encodes these proteins:
- the LOC101206413 gene encoding transcription factor MYB86, which produces MGRHSCCLKQKLRKGLWSPEEDEKLFNYITRFGVGCWSSVPKLAGLQRCGKSCRLRWINYLRPDLKRGMFSQQEEDLIISLHEVLGNRWAQIAAQLPGRTDNEIKNFWNSSLKKKLMKQGIDPNTHKPIINIQEIKEKKIFEDREFPQIPPVQGVLGGGGGISAVGGNQGPAFLLGGTDYYDGGLTTTPIRDHLMNSKQANLVDSLCFFEFQTGQLDSSCSYNNNNNNTNFETQYQTNVQSFGFNSVPSLTNSDHGSLSGTEFSENSGSNISNYGGFYMNNNNNNNGAVDNSTFCSWENENNKLESYFQIEVNNNNNNNNNNNGIKSEELKRVAGGGSSMFDGQLIQSRSSIDFSSYPLMSLSQHITAANFGVFHHL; this is translated from the exons ATGGGGCGCCATTCTTGCTGTCTAAAGCAGAAACTAAGGAAAGGGCTTTGGTCAcctgaagaagatgaaaagcTTTTCAATTACATTACTCGTTTTGGTGTTGGCTGCTGGAGTTCTGTCCCTAAACTTGCTG GGTTGCAAAGGTGTGGTAAAAGTTGTAGACTCAGATGGATCAATTACTTAAGACCTGATTTGAAAAGAGGAATGTTCTCTCAACAAGAAGAGGACCTCATTATCAGTTTACACGAAGTCCTTGGTAACAG ATGGGCTCAAATTGCCGCTCAATTACCGGGAAGAACAGATAATGAGATTAAGAATTTTTGGAATTCAAGCTTGAAGAAGAAACTAATGAAGCAAGGAATTGACCCAAATACTCACAAGCCAATAATAAACATTCAAGAAatcaaagagaagaagatcTTTGAAGATAGAGAATTCCCTCAAATCCCACCGGTTCAAGGAGTACTCGGGGGTGGCGGTGGAATCTCCGCCGTCGGAGGGAACCAAGGACCAGCATTTCTCCTCGGTGGTACCGACTACTACGATGGCGGGTTAACGACCACACCAATTCGAGACCATTTGATGAACAGCAAACAAGCTAATTTGGTTGATTCACTCTGTTTTTTCGAGTTCCAAACAGGGCAGCTGGATTCTTCTTGCAGCtacaataacaacaacaacaataccAATTTTGAAACTCAGTATCAAACGAATGTGCAGAGTTTTGGATTCAATTCGGTGCCGAGTTTGACGAATTCGGATCACGGAAGCTTGTCGGGGACAGAATTTTCAGAGAATTCGGGTTCGAATATCAGCAACTATGGAGGATTCTACatgaacaacaacaacaacaacaacggAGCAGTGGataattcaacattttgttcatgggaaaatgagaataataaattggaaagctattttcaaattgaagtgaataataacaacaacaacaacaacaataataatgggATAAAGTCAGAGGAATTGAAGAGAGTAGCAGGAGGAGGTTCTTCCATGTTTGATGGGCAGCTAATTCAGAGTCGAAGCTCAATAGATTTCAGTAGCTATCCATTAATGTCACTCTCACAACATATTACTGCAGCCAATTTTGGGGTTTTCCACCATTTGTGA